The Nocardioides humi genome includes a region encoding these proteins:
- a CDS encoding AurF N-oxygenase family protein — MTATADAPIDTPTASDLEGLSYQETLRVLSEASVHQHFDAFLDIAWDSPEFEVVDDDPRWVLPEVDPLGQTEWYRSLPLERQIEIGKYRLANIMKVGLQFEQVLIGGVMSHLIAMPNNRAEFRYSTHEVTEECHHTQMFQEGVNRIGVDVQGGPRWFVKVAPFLCLAGGPLPNIFFIGILAGEEPIDYLQKSVLRSGHPMHPIVERVMQIHVAEEARHIGFAHAYLVERSRDWGRLQRFGISLAYPVIMRTLCDVIMKPSRRMQKDLGIPRSVMREVYWRSPQSEKLLRDTFGDVRMLAEELGLMNRASRPIWRALGIAGTASRFRSEPKSAAA; from the coding sequence ATGACTGCGACTGCCGACGCCCCGATCGACACCCCCACCGCGAGCGACCTGGAGGGCCTGAGCTACCAGGAGACCCTGCGCGTGCTCTCCGAGGCGTCGGTCCACCAGCACTTCGACGCCTTCCTCGACATCGCCTGGGACAGCCCGGAGTTCGAGGTCGTCGACGACGACCCGCGCTGGGTGCTCCCGGAGGTCGACCCGCTCGGCCAGACCGAGTGGTACCGGTCGCTCCCGCTGGAGCGGCAGATCGAGATCGGCAAGTACCGCCTCGCCAACATCATGAAGGTCGGCCTGCAGTTCGAGCAGGTGCTGATCGGCGGCGTGATGAGCCACCTCATCGCGATGCCCAACAACCGGGCCGAGTTCCGCTACTCCACGCACGAGGTCACCGAGGAGTGCCACCACACCCAGATGTTCCAGGAGGGGGTGAACCGGATCGGCGTCGACGTCCAGGGCGGCCCGAGGTGGTTCGTGAAGGTCGCGCCCTTCCTCTGCCTGGCCGGCGGCCCGCTCCCCAACATCTTCTTCATCGGCATCCTCGCGGGCGAGGAGCCGATCGACTACCTGCAGAAGTCCGTGCTCCGCTCGGGCCACCCGATGCACCCGATCGTCGAGCGGGTCATGCAGATCCACGTCGCCGAGGAGGCCCGCCACATCGGCTTCGCGCACGCCTACCTGGTCGAGCGCTCCCGCGACTGGGGCCGGCTGCAGCGCTTCGGCATCTCGCTGGCCTACCCGGTCATCATGCGCACCCTGTGCGACGTGATCATGAAGCCCAGCCGCCGGATGCAGAAGGACCTGGGCATCCCGCGGTCGGTCATGCGCGAGGTCTACTGGCGGAGCCCGCAGTCGGAGAAGCTGCTGCGCGACACCTTCGGCGACGTCCGCATGCTCGCCGAGGAGCTCGGCCTGATGAACCGGGCCTCCCGTCCGATCTGGCGCGCCCTGGGCATCGCCGGCACCGCCTCGCGGTTCCGCAGCGAGCCCAAGTCCGCCGCGGCCTGA
- a CDS encoding potassium/proton antiporter, producing MSFDVHQLDAFLLIGAGVTFLAVLAVRMSSGVGLPSLLVYLLMGVALGESGLGIAFDDAQLAHAIGFGALAVILAEGGLTTNWRDARPAMRMGLSLATVGVLISIGVVALGAHFLLGLSWQLSILLGAVCSPTDAAAVFSVLRVVPLPKRITGTLEAESGLNDAPTVVLVTLVSSGAVGEHGLLGTTGIVLYELIAGVAIGLAAGFGGAWVMRRAALPSSGLYPIAVLCLALIGYGAAAEVHASGFAAVYVAALVLGNADLPHRPTTRSFVEGLAWLAQIGLFVMLGLLLSPDRLSWTTVGMAVVAGLVLTFLARPLSVVVSSVVKPMRWAELAFLSWAGLRGAVPIVLATIPLAEDVDGATRLFDIVFVLVVLDTLITAPSLPFTARLLRVARRSEPRGIEVEAAPLDRVAADLLQIAISPGSQLHGVEVGELRLPVGANVSMVVREGQTLVPERRTVLRHGDDLIVVTPRRLREATEQRLRQVSTGGRLAQWLED from the coding sequence ATGTCCTTCGACGTCCACCAGCTCGACGCGTTCCTGCTGATCGGCGCCGGAGTCACCTTCCTCGCCGTGCTGGCGGTCCGGATGTCCTCCGGGGTCGGACTCCCCAGCCTCCTCGTCTACCTGCTCATGGGCGTCGCCCTGGGCGAGTCCGGGCTCGGCATCGCCTTCGACGACGCGCAGCTCGCGCACGCGATCGGCTTCGGCGCGCTCGCGGTGATCCTCGCCGAGGGTGGTCTCACGACCAACTGGCGCGACGCGCGCCCGGCGATGCGGATGGGCCTGTCCCTGGCCACCGTCGGCGTGCTCATCTCGATCGGCGTGGTCGCGCTGGGGGCGCACTTCCTGCTCGGGCTCTCCTGGCAGCTGTCCATCCTGCTCGGCGCCGTCTGCTCGCCGACCGACGCCGCCGCGGTCTTCTCGGTGCTGCGCGTCGTACCGCTCCCGAAGCGGATCACCGGCACGCTCGAGGCGGAGTCCGGCCTCAACGACGCCCCGACCGTCGTCCTCGTCACCCTCGTCTCCTCCGGTGCCGTCGGGGAGCACGGCCTGCTCGGCACAACCGGCATCGTGCTCTACGAGCTGATCGCCGGCGTCGCGATCGGCCTCGCGGCGGGCTTCGGCGGCGCCTGGGTGATGCGGCGCGCCGCGCTGCCCTCGTCCGGCCTCTACCCGATCGCGGTGCTCTGCCTGGCGCTGATCGGGTACGGCGCCGCCGCGGAGGTGCACGCCAGCGGCTTCGCGGCCGTGTACGTCGCCGCGCTCGTCCTCGGCAACGCCGACCTGCCCCACCGCCCGACCACGCGGTCGTTCGTGGAGGGGCTGGCCTGGCTGGCCCAGATCGGGCTGTTCGTCATGCTCGGCCTGCTGCTGTCGCCCGACCGGCTGTCCTGGACGACCGTCGGCATGGCCGTGGTCGCCGGCCTCGTCCTCACCTTCCTGGCCCGGCCGCTCTCCGTCGTGGTGAGCTCGGTCGTCAAGCCGATGCGCTGGGCGGAGCTGGCCTTCCTGTCGTGGGCCGGGCTGCGCGGCGCCGTCCCCATCGTCCTCGCCACGATCCCGCTGGCCGAGGACGTCGACGGCGCGACCCGGCTGTTCGACATCGTCTTCGTCCTCGTCGTCCTCGACACGCTGATCACGGCGCCGTCGCTCCCGTTCACCGCCCGGCTGCTGCGCGTCGCGCGCCGCTCGGAGCCCCGCGGGATCGAGGTCGAGGCGGCGCCCCTGGACCGGGTGGCCGCCGACCTGCTGCAGATCGCCATCAGCCCGGGGTCGCAGCTGCACGGCGTCGAGGTCGGCGAGCTGCGCCTGCCCGTGGGCGCGAACGTCTCCATGGTCGTCCGGGAGGGCCAGACGCTGGTGCCGGAGCGTCGTACCGTCCTGCGCCACGGCGACGACCTCATCGTCGTCACGCCCCGCCGGCTCCGCGAGGCCACCGAGCAGCGGCTGCGGCAGGTCAGCACCGGAGGCCGGCTCGCGCAGTGGCTCGAGGACTGA
- a CDS encoding FAD-dependent oxidoreductase yields the protein MPYVVTQSCCADASCVVACPVNCIHPAPGEPGFGTTEMVYVDATACVGCGACATACPVGAMVPDAALTTKQLPFLDLNAAYYDTFPHADRTPVALVPQQRRLTRPGPFRVAVVGAGPAGLYTADELLKHPEVHGVDVYDRLRTPYGLVRHGVAPDHASTKLVTRLFEAIERQPRFRYFLDVAVGADGGITLADLRRHYDAVVYAVGASADRSLGIPGEDLAGSVAATALVGWYNGHPDQQELDVPLRHERAVVVGNGNVALDVARVLARPLDVLERTDLAPGPLEQLRASRVREVVVLGRRGPAQAAFTVPELIGLAALDDVDVVVDADPALLAGDDQRSALLRELAERPVDPASTRRRIVLSFTSSPVEILGEDGRVTGVRVARNDLVPGDDGTIRARATDDVHTIETGLVVRSVGHRGRPVAGLPFDEAAAVVPNEKGRVEPGVYVVGWIKRGPVGFIGTNKTDAQETVETLLDDLDAGLPAPTGSASAIAALVAERHPDAADLAAWQRLDAAERDRGTRAGRPRAKITDVGEQRSIAAPPVVVRRRGLLRRTVALTS from the coding sequence ATGCCCTACGTCGTCACGCAGTCCTGCTGCGCCGACGCCTCGTGCGTCGTCGCCTGCCCGGTCAACTGCATCCACCCCGCGCCGGGCGAGCCCGGCTTCGGCACCACCGAGATGGTGTACGTCGACGCGACCGCCTGCGTCGGCTGCGGCGCCTGCGCGACCGCGTGCCCGGTCGGGGCGATGGTGCCGGACGCCGCGCTGACGACGAAGCAGCTGCCCTTCCTCGACCTCAACGCCGCCTACTACGACACCTTCCCCCACGCCGACCGCACTCCCGTCGCGCTGGTCCCGCAGCAGCGGCGGCTCACCCGGCCCGGGCCGTTCCGGGTCGCGGTCGTCGGCGCGGGCCCGGCCGGGCTCTACACGGCCGACGAGCTGCTCAAGCACCCCGAGGTCCACGGCGTCGACGTCTACGACCGGCTGCGCACGCCGTACGGCCTGGTCCGGCACGGCGTCGCGCCGGACCACGCGTCGACCAAGCTGGTCACCCGGCTGTTCGAGGCGATCGAGCGGCAGCCGCGGTTCCGCTACTTCCTCGACGTCGCGGTCGGCGCCGACGGCGGGATCACCCTGGCCGACCTGCGCAGGCACTACGACGCCGTCGTGTACGCCGTCGGCGCCTCCGCCGACCGCAGCCTCGGCATCCCCGGCGAGGACCTCGCCGGCTCGGTGGCCGCGACCGCCCTGGTGGGCTGGTACAACGGCCACCCCGACCAGCAGGAGCTGGACGTCCCGCTCCGGCACGAGCGCGCGGTGGTGGTCGGCAACGGCAATGTCGCCCTCGACGTCGCCCGCGTCCTGGCCCGCCCCCTCGACGTACTGGAGCGCACGGACCTGGCGCCCGGGCCGCTCGAGCAGCTGCGCGCCAGCCGGGTCCGCGAGGTGGTCGTGCTCGGCCGTCGCGGCCCCGCGCAGGCGGCGTTCACCGTGCCCGAGCTGATCGGTCTGGCCGCGCTCGACGACGTCGACGTGGTGGTGGACGCCGACCCGGCGCTGCTGGCCGGCGACGACCAGCGCAGCGCACTGCTCCGCGAGCTGGCCGAGCGGCCGGTCGACCCGGCGTCCACGAGGCGCCGGATCGTGCTCAGCTTCACCTCCTCCCCCGTCGAGATCCTCGGCGAGGACGGCCGGGTCACCGGCGTCCGGGTCGCCCGCAACGACCTCGTCCCCGGCGACGACGGCACGATCCGCGCCCGGGCCACCGACGACGTCCACACGATCGAGACGGGCCTGGTCGTCCGCTCCGTCGGCCACCGCGGCCGACCCGTCGCCGGGCTTCCGTTCGACGAGGCCGCCGCGGTCGTCCCCAACGAGAAGGGCCGGGTCGAGCCCGGCGTGTACGTCGTGGGCTGGATCAAGCGCGGTCCGGTCGGCTTCATCGGCACCAACAAGACCGACGCGCAGGAGACCGTCGAGACCCTCCTCGACGACCTCGACGCCGGCCTCCCCGCCCCTACCGGCTCGGCGTCCGCCATCGCGGCGCTGGTCGCCGAGCGGCACCCCGACGCCGCCGACCTCGCCGCCTGGCAGCGCCTCGACGCCGCCGAGCGCGATCGCGGCACCCGGGCCGGCCGTCCCCGCGCCAAGATCACCGACGTCGGCGAGCAGCGCTCGATCGCCGCGCCGCCGGTCGTCGTACGCCGCCGAGGCCTGCTTCGGCGTACGGTGGCGCTGACGTCGTGA
- a CDS encoding helicase HerA-like domain-containing protein: MTQEQTPTPDAAPDSPPVEAPAAETPATDAPPAPAASSPIEEAIAPGYAFEGPALELGGLMTGPDQLSASTIRIPLAMLNRHGLVAGATGTGKTKTLQLLAEQLSAAGVPVFAADIKGDLSGIATPGEANDKLLARTKSVGQDWTATAFPVEYYALGGQGIGIPIRVTVSSFGPILLSRVLGLNDTQESSLGLVFHYADKQGLPLLDLQDLRAVVQHLTSDEGKADLKELGGLSSATAGVILRELIAFADQGAEAFFGEPEFDSADLLQQAPDGRGLVNLVELPNLQDRPAIFSTFLMWLLADLFHDLPEVGDVDQPKLVFFFDEAHLLFKDASKPFLEQIAQTVRLIRSKGVGVFFVTQSPTDVPDDVLAQLGSRIQHQLRAHTPNDAKALKATVNTYPRSAYDDLGEVITTLGIGEAIVTVMGEKGAPTPVAWTRLRAPESLMAPSSTESMEATVKASSRYATYAEVVDRESAREILAKKLEEGAKAADQAKGAPAAKPKAGTAKKKDDGGGAGKIAKDVVQSSAFKQFMRTAAAEIARGMFGTARRRR, encoded by the coding sequence ATGACGCAGGAGCAGACGCCCACTCCCGACGCAGCACCTGACAGCCCGCCCGTCGAGGCCCCGGCGGCGGAGACCCCGGCGACCGACGCGCCGCCCGCACCCGCGGCGAGCAGCCCGATCGAGGAGGCGATCGCCCCCGGGTACGCCTTCGAGGGGCCCGCGCTCGAGCTGGGCGGCCTGATGACCGGCCCGGACCAGCTCTCCGCCAGCACGATCCGGATCCCGCTGGCGATGCTCAACCGGCACGGCCTGGTCGCCGGCGCGACCGGTACCGGCAAGACCAAGACGCTCCAGCTGCTCGCCGAGCAGCTCAGCGCCGCCGGCGTACCGGTCTTCGCCGCCGACATCAAGGGCGACCTCTCCGGCATCGCCACCCCCGGCGAGGCCAACGACAAGCTCCTCGCGCGGACGAAGTCGGTCGGGCAGGACTGGACGGCGACGGCCTTCCCGGTGGAGTACTACGCGCTCGGCGGCCAGGGCATCGGCATCCCGATCCGGGTGACGGTGTCCTCCTTCGGCCCGATCCTGCTCAGCCGGGTGCTCGGGCTCAACGACACCCAGGAGTCCAGCCTGGGCCTGGTCTTCCACTACGCCGACAAGCAGGGCCTGCCGCTGCTCGACCTCCAGGACCTGCGGGCCGTGGTCCAGCACCTGACGAGCGACGAGGGCAAGGCCGACCTCAAGGAGCTCGGCGGGCTGTCCTCGGCGACGGCCGGGGTGATCCTGCGCGAGCTGATCGCGTTCGCCGACCAGGGTGCCGAGGCGTTCTTCGGCGAGCCGGAGTTCGACTCCGCCGACCTGCTCCAGCAGGCGCCCGACGGCCGCGGCCTGGTCAACCTGGTCGAGCTGCCCAACCTGCAGGACCGGCCGGCGATCTTCTCCACCTTCCTGATGTGGCTGCTCGCCGACCTGTTCCACGACCTGCCCGAGGTCGGGGACGTCGACCAGCCCAAGCTGGTGTTCTTCTTCGACGAGGCGCACCTGCTGTTCAAGGACGCGTCGAAGCCGTTCCTCGAGCAGATCGCCCAGACCGTGCGGCTGATCCGGTCCAAGGGCGTCGGCGTCTTCTTCGTCACGCAGAGCCCGACCGACGTGCCCGACGACGTGCTCGCGCAGCTCGGCTCGCGGATCCAGCACCAGCTCCGCGCCCACACCCCCAACGACGCCAAGGCGCTCAAGGCGACCGTCAACACCTACCCCCGGAGCGCGTACGACGACCTCGGCGAGGTCATCACCACGCTCGGGATCGGCGAGGCCATCGTCACGGTGATGGGCGAGAAGGGCGCGCCGACGCCGGTGGCCTGGACCCGCCTGCGGGCGCCGGAGTCGCTGATGGCGCCCAGCAGCACGGAGTCCATGGAGGCCACCGTCAAGGCCAGCTCCCGCTACGCGACGTACGCCGAGGTCGTCGACCGCGAGTCGGCCCGGGAGATCCTGGCCAAGAAGCTCGAGGAGGGCGCCAAGGCGGCCGATCAGGCGAAGGGCGCGCCCGCCGCCAAGCCGAAGGCCGGCACGGCGAAGAAGAAGGACGACGGCGGCGGGGCCGGCAAGATCGCCAAGGACGTGGTGCAGTCCTCGGCGTTCAAGCAGTTCATGCGCACCGCGGCCGCCGAGATCGCCCGGGGCATGTTCGGCACCGCCCGGCGGCGCCGCTGA
- a CDS encoding aminotransferase class I/II-fold pyridoxal phosphate-dependent enzyme translates to MTDRLTAAARANVPPFHVMDLLAAAAERQRTHGDLVNLVAGQPSTGAPATVNAAAIRLLGGGDPLGYTTATGIVELRAAIAGHHRRRYGIEVTADDVVLTTGSSGGFLLAFLAAFDAGARVGIARPGYPCYRNVLAALGCEVVEIPTGPDTRFQPTPLQLAQTHARQPLDGVVVASPANPTGTMLLPEELAAIARWCEDSGVQLVSDEIYHGIQYAGARASCAWETSREAVVFGSFSKYFSMTGWRLGWMLAPERLRRPVDVLTGNFSICPPVLAQQAALAAFEDAAYAELDGHVQRYAHNRGLLLDGLQRLGITRLAPADGAFYAYADVGHLTSDSMAYCRDLLARTGVAVATGIDFDTVDGGRFLRFSFAGTADEITTALDRLDGNL, encoded by the coding sequence GTGACCGATCGCCTCACCGCCGCCGCCCGGGCGAACGTGCCGCCCTTCCACGTGATGGATCTGCTGGCCGCGGCGGCCGAGCGGCAGCGCACCCACGGCGACCTCGTCAACCTGGTGGCGGGCCAGCCCAGCACCGGCGCCCCGGCGACCGTCAACGCCGCGGCGATCCGGCTGCTCGGCGGCGGCGACCCGCTCGGCTACACGACCGCGACCGGGATCGTCGAGCTGCGCGCGGCGATCGCCGGCCACCACCGCCGGCGCTACGGCATCGAGGTGACCGCCGACGACGTGGTGCTGACGACCGGCTCCAGCGGCGGCTTCCTGCTGGCCTTCCTCGCGGCGTTCGACGCGGGGGCGCGGGTGGGGATCGCCCGGCCCGGCTACCCCTGCTACCGCAACGTGCTGGCCGCGCTGGGCTGCGAGGTGGTCGAGATCCCGACCGGCCCGGACACCCGCTTCCAGCCGACACCGCTGCAGCTGGCGCAGACGCACGCCCGGCAGCCGCTCGACGGCGTCGTGGTCGCCAGCCCCGCCAACCCGACCGGCACCATGCTGCTGCCCGAGGAGCTCGCCGCGATCGCGCGCTGGTGCGAGGACAGCGGCGTGCAGCTGGTCTCCGACGAGATCTACCACGGCATCCAGTACGCCGGCGCCCGGGCGAGCTGCGCCTGGGAGACCTCCCGGGAGGCGGTCGTGTTCGGCTCGTTCTCGAAGTACTTCTCGATGACCGGCTGGCGGCTGGGCTGGATGCTCGCGCCCGAGCGGCTGCGCCGGCCGGTCGACGTACTCACGGGCAACTTCTCGATCTGCCCGCCGGTGCTCGCCCAGCAGGCGGCGCTGGCCGCCTTCGAGGACGCGGCGTACGCCGAGCTGGACGGCCACGTGCAGCGCTACGCCCACAACCGCGGGCTGCTGCTCGACGGCCTCCAGCGGCTCGGCATCACCCGGCTCGCCCCGGCGGACGGCGCGTTCTACGCCTACGCCGACGTCGGCCACCTGACGAGCGACTCGATGGCCTACTGCCGCGATCTGCTGGCCCGCACGGGCGTCGCGGTCGCCACCGGCATCGACTTCGACACCGTCGACGGCGGCCGGTTCCTGCGGTTCAGCTTCGCCGGGACCGCCGACGAGATCACCACCGCGCTCGACCGGCTGGACGGCAACCTGTAG
- a CDS encoding LytR C-terminal domain-containing protein, with translation MDGLDVRASSRSAITLGALAVVFVAAAAWGWSRVTEPFPEKAEAAPCTDTLIPAGDDLAPPQVMVTVLNGGGANGLASKTMDELVEFGFAKGSLGNAPDTDGPVAAQVWSDDPDDPATMLLASYLGDDVDVVDQPSGYPGVTIVVGKRFQGVVQGHPTVTARADAYVCTPPLSSKPDDAT, from the coding sequence ATGGACGGTCTCGATGTCAGGGCGAGCAGCCGCTCGGCGATCACGCTGGGCGCGCTGGCGGTGGTGTTCGTCGCCGCCGCGGCGTGGGGCTGGTCGCGGGTGACCGAGCCGTTCCCCGAGAAGGCCGAGGCGGCGCCGTGCACCGACACGCTGATCCCGGCGGGGGACGACCTCGCGCCGCCGCAGGTGATGGTCACCGTGCTCAACGGGGGCGGCGCCAACGGCCTCGCGAGCAAGACGATGGACGAGCTCGTGGAGTTCGGGTTCGCCAAGGGCAGCCTCGGCAACGCGCCCGACACCGACGGCCCGGTGGCCGCGCAGGTGTGGTCCGACGACCCCGACGATCCGGCGACGATGCTGCTGGCGTCGTACCTCGGTGACGACGTCGACGTCGTCGACCAGCCCTCGGGCTACCCGGGCGTGACGATCGTGGTCGGCAAGCGGTTCCAGGGCGTCGTCCAGGGCCACCCGACGGTGACCGCCCGCGCCGATGCGTACGTCTGCACGCCGCCGCTCAGCAGCAAGCCCGACGACGCGACCTGA
- a CDS encoding FAD-dependent oxidoreductase, with protein sequence MAVPRPGPARPAGHKVPVPGDTEGTRIVVDLLRTAVEEAGVEVRYETGATNLVVDGPPESGRVVGVAWKSFERTGVIRADGVVVAAGGFVMNADMVARYTPALGSKLFTLGSTYDDGLGIRLGESVGAALENMEEPFITAPFYPPSSRCKGIIVNRDGRRFVAEDSYHARTSYHVMQQPDAVAYLIVDSEHLGEDHMPLVPLKDGFETLEEMEAGLGMPDGALVATVERYNEHAADGEDPDFHKHPDWIAPQTAGPWAVLDLSLGVALYAGFTIGGMATTVDGEVRRTDGSVVPGLYAAGACASNIAQDGNGYCSGTQLGEGSFFGRRAGRHAASARARERSEAR encoded by the coding sequence CTGGCCGTTCCGCGACCGGGTCCCGCCCGCCCCGCGGGCCACAAGGTCCCCGTGCCGGGCGACACCGAGGGCACCAGGATCGTGGTGGACCTGCTGCGCACCGCCGTCGAGGAGGCCGGCGTCGAGGTCCGCTACGAGACCGGCGCGACCAACCTCGTCGTCGACGGCCCGCCGGAGTCGGGCCGGGTGGTCGGGGTGGCCTGGAAGTCGTTCGAGCGCACCGGCGTGATCCGCGCCGACGGCGTCGTCGTCGCCGCGGGCGGGTTCGTGATGAACGCCGACATGGTCGCCCGCTACACCCCCGCGCTCGGATCCAAGCTGTTCACCCTCGGCTCGACGTACGACGACGGGCTGGGCATCCGCCTCGGCGAGTCCGTCGGCGCGGCCCTGGAGAACATGGAGGAGCCGTTCATCACCGCGCCGTTCTACCCGCCGTCCTCGCGGTGCAAGGGGATCATCGTCAACCGGGACGGCCGCCGGTTCGTCGCCGAGGACAGCTACCACGCGCGGACGTCGTACCACGTGATGCAGCAGCCGGACGCGGTCGCGTACCTCATCGTCGACAGCGAGCACCTCGGCGAGGACCACATGCCGCTCGTCCCGCTCAAGGACGGCTTCGAGACCCTCGAGGAGATGGAGGCCGGCCTCGGCATGCCCGACGGCGCGCTGGTCGCCACCGTCGAGCGCTACAACGAGCACGCGGCCGACGGCGAGGACCCCGACTTCCACAAGCACCCCGACTGGATCGCCCCCCAGACCGCCGGCCCGTGGGCCGTCCTCGACCTGTCGCTGGGCGTCGCGCTCTACGCCGGCTTCACCATCGGCGGCATGGCCACGACCGTCGACGGCGAGGTCCGGCGTACCGACGGCTCGGTGGTCCCGGGCCTGTACGCCGCCGGCGCCTGCGCGTCCAATATCGCCCAGGACGGCAACGGCTACTGCTCCGGCACCCAGCTCGGCGAGGGTTCCTTCTTCGGCCGCCGAGCCGGGCGCCACGCCGCCTCGGCCCGGGCGCGCGAGCGCAGCGAGGCGCGGTAG
- a CDS encoding type II toxin-antitoxin system VapB family antitoxin, with translation MIFKRVGVGRPYPDHGLDSKGWAAVPPRQVRLDQLVTTKDTLQLSSLLDEDSTFFGDLFAHVVLWQGDYYLEDGLHRALRAALQQRHVLHARVIRMEG, from the coding sequence GTGATCTTCAAGCGCGTGGGGGTCGGGCGTCCCTACCCCGACCACGGCCTCGACTCCAAGGGGTGGGCTGCCGTGCCTCCGCGCCAGGTCCGGCTGGACCAGCTGGTCACGACCAAGGACACGCTGCAGCTGTCGTCCCTGCTCGACGAGGACTCGACGTTCTTCGGCGACCTCTTCGCCCACGTCGTGCTCTGGCAGGGCGACTACTACCTCGAGGACGGGCTGCACCGCGCCCTCCGTGCCGCGCTGCAGCAGCGGCACGTCCTCCATGCACGCGTGATCCGGATGGAGGGCTGA
- a CDS encoding TetR/AcrR family transcriptional regulator — protein sequence MGTARRDQPDGRKRRWQQHNADRRQAVIDAALTVLARDLEPGAELSVQQIADEAGVHRTVLYRYFADRTDLDVAIQQEICNRAGVLLLAAVTLEGTPREIAHRIIDAYVGWGAENVALMRFAERDIAGAASKPLDDAIGQIAEQIELVIGGFLALLDAEVSDEDRDALTPYVFLLVGGVMAAVRSWSSRDELRPPAPAFTRLLADVTWLQIEGLAASRDIEVPDLPVEQLLNIEEA from the coding sequence ATGGGGACGGCGAGACGGGACCAGCCCGACGGCCGGAAGCGACGCTGGCAACAGCACAACGCCGACCGCCGGCAGGCCGTGATCGACGCCGCCCTCACCGTGCTGGCCCGGGACCTGGAGCCGGGAGCGGAGCTGAGCGTCCAGCAGATCGCCGACGAGGCGGGCGTGCACCGCACCGTGCTGTACCGCTACTTCGCGGACCGCACCGACCTCGACGTCGCCATCCAGCAGGAGATCTGCAACCGCGCGGGCGTGCTGCTGCTCGCCGCGGTCACCCTCGAGGGCACGCCGCGCGAGATCGCGCACCGGATCATCGACGCGTACGTCGGCTGGGGCGCCGAGAACGTCGCGCTGATGAGGTTCGCCGAGCGCGACATCGCCGGCGCCGCCTCCAAGCCGCTCGACGACGCGATCGGCCAGATCGCCGAGCAGATCGAGCTGGTCATCGGCGGCTTCCTCGCGCTGCTCGACGCCGAGGTGAGCGACGAGGACCGCGACGCGCTCACGCCGTACGTCTTCCTGCTCGTCGGCGGCGTGATGGCCGCCGTGCGCAGCTGGAGCTCCCGCGACGAGCTCCGTCCCCCGGCACCCGCGTTCACCCGGCTGCTCGCCGACGTGACCTGGCTGCAGATCGAGGGGCTCGCCGCGTCCCGCGACATCGAGGTGCCCGACCTTCCGGTCGAGCAGCTCCTGAACATCGAGGAAGCCTGA
- a CDS encoding WXG100 family type VII secretion target, with translation MYGDSEVIRRRAAQLRDQGADVRALADELVARVEGLGWTGRAAEAMRERVTDRASHLRVAADRHIGAADALADHAESVDAVREEIAATQARVSALVADARARIAAIAARNETNDGPQVSPDPLDEVLDAFTPPPPGHRDWLAVDVPGLER, from the coding sequence ATGTACGGCGACAGCGAGGTCATCCGGCGTCGTGCCGCGCAGCTGCGGGACCAGGGTGCCGACGTCCGCGCCCTCGCCGACGAGCTGGTCGCACGGGTCGAGGGCCTCGGGTGGACCGGCCGCGCCGCCGAGGCGATGCGGGAGCGGGTGACCGACCGCGCCAGCCACCTCCGGGTCGCCGCCGACCGCCACATCGGCGCCGCCGACGCCCTCGCCGACCACGCGGAGAGCGTGGACGCGGTGCGCGAGGAGATCGCCGCGACCCAGGCGCGGGTGTCCGCGCTGGTCGCCGACGCCCGGGCCCGGATCGCCGCGATCGCCGCCCGCAACGAGACCAACGACGGCCCGCAGGTCTCGCCCGACCCGCTCGACGAGGTGCTCGACGCCTTCACCCCGCCCCCGCCGGGCCACCGCGACTGGCTCGCCGTCGACGTCCCCGGCCTGGAGCGCTGA